Proteins from a single region of Drosophila biarmipes strain raj3 chromosome 3R, RU_DBia_V1.1, whole genome shotgun sequence:
- the LOC108032253 gene encoding probable histone-lysine N-methyltransferase set-23, which yields MNGSETALCDDYEHPDNLEYILESVLMPSDGSSEFTSLADEYNSVLLNQCQCNGACEKSDICPHGGQYEYPKDGLELVLRKSSSPVIECNDLCKCSRNTCSNRLVQHGPRNNLEIFDSPIYRSKGLRTSANVPAGGYICEYAGELLTADEAKRRLEINEELALMNYVLVLNEYSSEKKQQVTIVDPSRRGNIGRYLNHSCEPNCHIAAVRIDCPIPKIGIFAARDIRAQEELCFHYGGEGQYKKLTCGKTCLCAAPTCTGFMPNTAIE from the exons atgAACGGATCTGAAACCGCCCTTTGTGATGACTACGAGCACCCAGATAACCTGGAGTACATATTGGAATCAGTGTTAATGCCCAGCGATGGCAGTTCAGAGTTTACAAGTTTGGCGGACGAGTACAATTCTGTTCTTCTGAACCAATGCCAATGCAATGGAGCTTGCGAAAAGAGTGATATCTGTCCACATGGAGGTCAATATGAGTACCCAAAGGATGGTCTAGAACTAGTTTTAAGAAAATCCTCAAGTCCCGTCATCGAGTGCAAtgatttatgcaaatgcagcCGAAACACCTGCTCCAATCGTCTTGTGCAGCACGGCCCAAGGaacaatttggaaatattcgactCTCCAATCTATAGATCCAAAGGTTTACGCACTTCAGCGAACGTTCCTGCAGGTGGATACATATGCGAATATGCCGGAGAACTTTTAACCGCAGACGAGGCCAAAAGACGCCTGGAGATCAATGAGGAACTTGCCCTGATGAACTACGTCCTGGTTCTGAATGAATACTCCAGCGAGAAGAAGCAACAGGTGACCATCGTAGATCCTTCTAGACGCGGCAACATCGGCCGTTACCTGAACCACAGCTGTGAACCCAACTGCCACATAGCAGCGGTACGAATAGACTGTCCCATACCGAAAATAG GTATTTTTGCAGCGCGGGATATACGGGCTCAGGAGGAGTTGTGCTTTCATTATGGCGGAGAGGGGCAGTATAAAAAGTTAACGTGTGGAAAGACTTGCCTCTGCGCTGCTCCAACTTGCACCGGATTCATGCCAAACACTGCAATTGAATAG
- the LOC108032252 gene encoding lysophospholipase-like protein 1, with protein MKPALKTVNATGKHTASVIFFHGSGDTGPNVLEWVRFLLGRNLEYPHIKIIYPTAPKQKYTPLDGELSNVWFDRKSVNIAASESKKSMSECYEAINELIDDEVSSGIPLNRIIVGGFSMGGAVALHTGYHLRPSLAGVFAHSSFLNRGSVVYESLANSKADSLPELRMFHGERDTLVPPDWGVETFESLKKLGVKGTFHPLRNTLHELKTASITDLQKWILEKLPPLENQVQNKL; from the coding sequence ATGAAGCCGGCCTTGAAGACGGTCAATGCCACAGGGAAGCACACCGCCTCGGTGATATTCTTCCATGGATCCGGCGACACGGGCCCCAATGTTCTGGAATGGGTGCGCTTCCTGCTCGGCCGGAACCTGGAGTATCCGCACATAAAGATCATCTATCCCACGGCGCCCAAGCAGAAGTACACCCCGCTGGACGGGGAGCTGTCCAACGTTTGGTTCGACCGCAAGTCCGTGAACATTGCCGCCTCGGAGAGCAAGAAAAGCATGTCCGAGTGCTATGAGGCAATCAACGAGCTCATCGATGACGAGGTGTCCAGTGGCATCCCCCTGAACAGAATCATCGTGGGCGGGTTCTCAATGGGCGGGGCCGTGGCCCTGCATACGGGCTACCATTTGAGACCCAGTTTGGCCGGCGTATTCGCACACTCCTCGTTCCTGAACCGCGGCTCTGTGGTCTACGAATCCCTGGCGAACAGCAAAGCGGACTCCCTTCCCGAGCTGCGAATGTTCCACGGGGAACGGGATACTCTGGTGCCGCCGGACTGGGGCGTGGAGACCTTCGAGTCCCTTAAAAAACTGGGAGTCAAGGGCACATTTCATCCACTGAGAAACACCCTGCACGAACTGAAAACCGCTTCCATCACGGACCTTCAGAAATGGATTCTGGAAAAGCTGCCTCCGCTGGAAAACCAGGTGCAAAATAAGCTTTAA
- the LOC108031459 gene encoding kelch-like ECH-associated protein 1B isoform X1: protein MQTQMHAPMQYECHNSDLPTRKSYSCPAEEAEMNNTSESCSISSNCGGRFGSVHSTLDDHDATDDDMTFCMSNYAKEALKMMYMMRSHGMLTDVVLEVKKELFPAHKVVLSAASPYFKAMFTGGLKESEMSRVQLQGVCPTAMSRILYFMYTGQIRVTEVTVCQLLPAATMFQVPNVIDACCAFLERQLDPTNAIGIAHFAEQHGCVELQKKANVFIERNFTQVCQEEEFLQLSAYQLIALIRRDELNVQEEREVYNAVLKWVKYDEDNRHCKMEHILGAVRCQFLTPNFLKEQMKNCDVLRKVPACREYLAKIFKDLTLHKCPGVKERTPNTTRMIFVAGGFFRHSLDILEAYNVDDKTWTTLPNLRIPRSGLGAAFLKGKFYAVGGRNNNIGSSYDSDWVDRYSAVSETWRPCSPMSVPRHRVGVAVMDELMYAVGGSAGMEYHNTVEYYDPELDRWTLVQPMHAKRLGVGVVVVNRLLYAIGGFDGNERLASVECYHPENNEWSFLPPLQTGRSGAGVAAINQYIYVVGGFDGTRQLATVERYDTENDTWDMVAPIQIARSALSLTPLDGKLYAIGGFDGNNFLSIVEVYDPRTNTWTKGTPLKSGRSGHASAVIYQPACSTTFMDYEENDSMQPEGGSDEGRHGNTPQNLGGGSSPHYPGTASNMQFHTSFGMSGCNNCDSEVDIKPEIPPERHSFQIPAIKSEELTNPSCPWAKMQERFRRTAPSPFSPQREGSPLNAQKVHKFDKARKQCILSTAAKVFHSHIEGRLRKLTSATT from the exons ATGCAAACCCAAATGCACGCCCCCATGCAGTATGAGTGCCACAACTCCGACCTGCCCACCCGCAAGTCGTACTCCTGCCCCGCAGAAG AGGCTGAGATGAACAACACTTCGGAAAGTTGTTCCATCTCGTCGAATTGTGGCGGTCGGTTTGGATCGGTGCACTCGACCCTGGATGACCACGATGCCACGGACGACGACATGACCTTCTGCATGTCCAACTATGCCAAGGAGGCCCTGAAAATGATGTACATGATGCGGTCGCACGGCATGCTCACGGACGTGGTGCTCGAGGTGAAGAAGGAGCTCTTCCCCGCCCACAAGGTGGTGCTGTCCGCCGCATCGCCCTACTTCAAGGCCATGTTCACGGGCGGACTCAAGGAGTCGGAGATGTCGCGCGTCCAGCTCCAGGGG GTCTGTCCCACGGCCATGTCCCGCATCCTGTACTTCATGTACACCGGCCAGATCCGCGTTACTGAGGTGACGGTGTGCCAACTGCTGCCGGCGGCCACCATGTTCCAAGTGCCAAACGTAATCGATGCCTGCTGTGCCTTTCTGGAGCGCCAACTGGACCCCACGAATGCCATTGGCATCGCTCACTTTGCCGAGCAGCACGGCTGCGTTGAGCTGCAAAAGAAGGCGAATGTGTTCATAGAGAGGAATTTCACACAG GTGTGCCAAGAAGAGGAGTTCCTCCAGCTTTCGGCCTATCAGCTGATAGCCCTGATCCGAAGGGATGAACTTAATGTGCAGGAGGAGCGAGAGGTCTATAATGCCGTCCTCAAGTGGGTCAAATACGACGAGGACAATCGGCACTGCAAAATGGAGCACATCCTGGGCGCCGTGCGTTGCCAGTTCCTAACGCCCAACTTCCTCAAGGAGCAGATGAAAAACTGCGACGTTCTGCGTAAGGTGCCCGCCTGTCGGGAGTATTTGGCCAAGATTTTCAAGGACTTGACGCTGCACAAGTGTCCGGGTGTTAAGGAGCGGACGCCCAACACCACGCGCATGATATTCGTGGCCGGCGGCTTCTTCCGGCACTCGCTGGACATTCTGGAAGCCTACAATGTGGACGACAAGACGTGGACGACACTGCCAAACCTGCGCATTCCAAGATCCGGCCTGGGCGCCGCTTTCCTCAAGGGCAAGTTCTACGCGGTGGGAGGCAGGAATAACAACATCGGATCCTCCTACGACTCGGATTGGGTGGATCGGTACAGTGCCGTCAGCGAGACGTGGCGTCCCTGCTCCCCGATGTCCGTGCCGCGCCatcgagtgggcgtggccgtcATGGACGAGCTTATGTACGCCGTGGGCGGATCCGCAGGCATGGAGTACCACAACACAGTGGAATA CTATGACCCAGAACTCGATCGCTGGACCCTCGTTCAGCCGATGCATGCCAAGCGATTGGGTgtgggggtggtggtggtcaATCGGCTGCTCTATGCCATCGGTGGTTTCGATGGAAACGAGCGATTGGCCAGTGTTGAGTGCTATCATCCGGAGAACAATGAGTGGAGTTTCCTGCCACCGCTACAAACGGGTCGCAGTGGAGCGG GTGTGGCGGCAATTAACCAGTACATCTACGTGGTAGGAGGCTTCGATGGCACACGGCAACTGGCCACCGTGGAGCGTTATGATACCGAAAACGATACCTGGGACATGGTGGCGCCAATCCAAATCGCACGTAGTGCTCTCTCGCTGACGCCTCTGGACGGAAAACTGTACGCAATCGGTGGGTTCGATGGCAACAACTTCCTGTCCATCGTTGAAGTCTATGATCCGCGAACGAACACCTGGACGAAGGGAACGCCACTGAAGTCGGGAAGATCTGGCCATGCGTCTGCGGTTATTTACCAGCCAGCGTGTTCCACCACGTTTATGGACTACGAGGAGAACGACTCTATGCAGCCAGAAGGAGGTAGCGACGAGGGAAGGCACGGAAATACACCACAAAATCTTGGCGGCGGTAGCAGTCCGCATTATCCCGGAACCGCGTCCAATATGCAGTTTCACACCTCGTTCGGGATGAGCGGCTGCAATAATTGTGACTCTGAAGTAGATATTAAGCCAGAAATCCCTCCAGAACGACATAGTTTTCAAATCCCCGCCATCAAATCAGAGGAGCTCACCAATCCAAGCTGTCCCTGGGCTAAAATGCAAGAAAGATTTCGAAGAACGGCACCATCGCCCTTCTCGCCCCAGAGGGAAGGAAGTCCCTTAAATGCGCAAAAAGTACATAAATTCGATAAAGCGCGAAAACAGTGTATACTAAGCACAGCAGCGAAAGTTTTCCACAGTCACATCGAAGGTCGTCTGCGAAAATTAACCTCGGCAACCACATGA
- the LOC108031459 gene encoding kelch-like ECH-associated protein 1B isoform X2, with the protein MNNTSESCSISSNCGGRFGSVHSTLDDHDATDDDMTFCMSNYAKEALKMMYMMRSHGMLTDVVLEVKKELFPAHKVVLSAASPYFKAMFTGGLKESEMSRVQLQGVCPTAMSRILYFMYTGQIRVTEVTVCQLLPAATMFQVPNVIDACCAFLERQLDPTNAIGIAHFAEQHGCVELQKKANVFIERNFTQVCQEEEFLQLSAYQLIALIRRDELNVQEEREVYNAVLKWVKYDEDNRHCKMEHILGAVRCQFLTPNFLKEQMKNCDVLRKVPACREYLAKIFKDLTLHKCPGVKERTPNTTRMIFVAGGFFRHSLDILEAYNVDDKTWTTLPNLRIPRSGLGAAFLKGKFYAVGGRNNNIGSSYDSDWVDRYSAVSETWRPCSPMSVPRHRVGVAVMDELMYAVGGSAGMEYHNTVEYYDPELDRWTLVQPMHAKRLGVGVVVVNRLLYAIGGFDGNERLASVECYHPENNEWSFLPPLQTGRSGAGVAAINQYIYVVGGFDGTRQLATVERYDTENDTWDMVAPIQIARSALSLTPLDGKLYAIGGFDGNNFLSIVEVYDPRTNTWTKGTPLKSGRSGHASAVIYQPACSTTFMDYEENDSMQPEGGSDEGRHGNTPQNLGGGSSPHYPGTASNMQFHTSFGMSGCNNCDSEVDIKPEIPPERHSFQIPAIKSEELTNPSCPWAKMQERFRRTAPSPFSPQREGSPLNAQKVHKFDKARKQCILSTAAKVFHSHIEGRLRKLTSATT; encoded by the exons ATGAACAACACTTCGGAAAGTTGTTCCATCTCGTCGAATTGTGGCGGTCGGTTTGGATCGGTGCACTCGACCCTGGATGACCACGATGCCACGGACGACGACATGACCTTCTGCATGTCCAACTATGCCAAGGAGGCCCTGAAAATGATGTACATGATGCGGTCGCACGGCATGCTCACGGACGTGGTGCTCGAGGTGAAGAAGGAGCTCTTCCCCGCCCACAAGGTGGTGCTGTCCGCCGCATCGCCCTACTTCAAGGCCATGTTCACGGGCGGACTCAAGGAGTCGGAGATGTCGCGCGTCCAGCTCCAGGGG GTCTGTCCCACGGCCATGTCCCGCATCCTGTACTTCATGTACACCGGCCAGATCCGCGTTACTGAGGTGACGGTGTGCCAACTGCTGCCGGCGGCCACCATGTTCCAAGTGCCAAACGTAATCGATGCCTGCTGTGCCTTTCTGGAGCGCCAACTGGACCCCACGAATGCCATTGGCATCGCTCACTTTGCCGAGCAGCACGGCTGCGTTGAGCTGCAAAAGAAGGCGAATGTGTTCATAGAGAGGAATTTCACACAG GTGTGCCAAGAAGAGGAGTTCCTCCAGCTTTCGGCCTATCAGCTGATAGCCCTGATCCGAAGGGATGAACTTAATGTGCAGGAGGAGCGAGAGGTCTATAATGCCGTCCTCAAGTGGGTCAAATACGACGAGGACAATCGGCACTGCAAAATGGAGCACATCCTGGGCGCCGTGCGTTGCCAGTTCCTAACGCCCAACTTCCTCAAGGAGCAGATGAAAAACTGCGACGTTCTGCGTAAGGTGCCCGCCTGTCGGGAGTATTTGGCCAAGATTTTCAAGGACTTGACGCTGCACAAGTGTCCGGGTGTTAAGGAGCGGACGCCCAACACCACGCGCATGATATTCGTGGCCGGCGGCTTCTTCCGGCACTCGCTGGACATTCTGGAAGCCTACAATGTGGACGACAAGACGTGGACGACACTGCCAAACCTGCGCATTCCAAGATCCGGCCTGGGCGCCGCTTTCCTCAAGGGCAAGTTCTACGCGGTGGGAGGCAGGAATAACAACATCGGATCCTCCTACGACTCGGATTGGGTGGATCGGTACAGTGCCGTCAGCGAGACGTGGCGTCCCTGCTCCCCGATGTCCGTGCCGCGCCatcgagtgggcgtggccgtcATGGACGAGCTTATGTACGCCGTGGGCGGATCCGCAGGCATGGAGTACCACAACACAGTGGAATA CTATGACCCAGAACTCGATCGCTGGACCCTCGTTCAGCCGATGCATGCCAAGCGATTGGGTgtgggggtggtggtggtcaATCGGCTGCTCTATGCCATCGGTGGTTTCGATGGAAACGAGCGATTGGCCAGTGTTGAGTGCTATCATCCGGAGAACAATGAGTGGAGTTTCCTGCCACCGCTACAAACGGGTCGCAGTGGAGCGG GTGTGGCGGCAATTAACCAGTACATCTACGTGGTAGGAGGCTTCGATGGCACACGGCAACTGGCCACCGTGGAGCGTTATGATACCGAAAACGATACCTGGGACATGGTGGCGCCAATCCAAATCGCACGTAGTGCTCTCTCGCTGACGCCTCTGGACGGAAAACTGTACGCAATCGGTGGGTTCGATGGCAACAACTTCCTGTCCATCGTTGAAGTCTATGATCCGCGAACGAACACCTGGACGAAGGGAACGCCACTGAAGTCGGGAAGATCTGGCCATGCGTCTGCGGTTATTTACCAGCCAGCGTGTTCCACCACGTTTATGGACTACGAGGAGAACGACTCTATGCAGCCAGAAGGAGGTAGCGACGAGGGAAGGCACGGAAATACACCACAAAATCTTGGCGGCGGTAGCAGTCCGCATTATCCCGGAACCGCGTCCAATATGCAGTTTCACACCTCGTTCGGGATGAGCGGCTGCAATAATTGTGACTCTGAAGTAGATATTAAGCCAGAAATCCCTCCAGAACGACATAGTTTTCAAATCCCCGCCATCAAATCAGAGGAGCTCACCAATCCAAGCTGTCCCTGGGCTAAAATGCAAGAAAGATTTCGAAGAACGGCACCATCGCCCTTCTCGCCCCAGAGGGAAGGAAGTCCCTTAAATGCGCAAAAAGTACATAAATTCGATAAAGCGCGAAAACAGTGTATACTAAGCACAGCAGCGAAAGTTTTCCACAGTCACATCGAAGGTCGTCTGCGAAAATTAACCTCGGCAACCACATGA
- the LOC108031459 gene encoding kelch-like ECH-associated protein 1B isoform X3 — MSRILYFMYTGQIRVTEVTVCQLLPAATMFQVPNVIDACCAFLERQLDPTNAIGIAHFAEQHGCVELQKKANVFIERNFTQVCQEEEFLQLSAYQLIALIRRDELNVQEEREVYNAVLKWVKYDEDNRHCKMEHILGAVRCQFLTPNFLKEQMKNCDVLRKVPACREYLAKIFKDLTLHKCPGVKERTPNTTRMIFVAGGFFRHSLDILEAYNVDDKTWTTLPNLRIPRSGLGAAFLKGKFYAVGGRNNNIGSSYDSDWVDRYSAVSETWRPCSPMSVPRHRVGVAVMDELMYAVGGSAGMEYHNTVEYYDPELDRWTLVQPMHAKRLGVGVVVVNRLLYAIGGFDGNERLASVECYHPENNEWSFLPPLQTGRSGAGVAAINQYIYVVGGFDGTRQLATVERYDTENDTWDMVAPIQIARSALSLTPLDGKLYAIGGFDGNNFLSIVEVYDPRTNTWTKGTPLKSGRSGHASAVIYQPACSTTFMDYEENDSMQPEGGSDEGRHGNTPQNLGGGSSPHYPGTASNMQFHTSFGMSGCNNCDSEVDIKPEIPPERHSFQIPAIKSEELTNPSCPWAKMQERFRRTAPSPFSPQREGSPLNAQKVHKFDKARKQCILSTAAKVFHSHIEGRLRKLTSATT, encoded by the exons ATGTCCCGCATCCTGTACTTCATGTACACCGGCCAGATCCGCGTTACTGAGGTGACGGTGTGCCAACTGCTGCCGGCGGCCACCATGTTCCAAGTGCCAAACGTAATCGATGCCTGCTGTGCCTTTCTGGAGCGCCAACTGGACCCCACGAATGCCATTGGCATCGCTCACTTTGCCGAGCAGCACGGCTGCGTTGAGCTGCAAAAGAAGGCGAATGTGTTCATAGAGAGGAATTTCACACAG GTGTGCCAAGAAGAGGAGTTCCTCCAGCTTTCGGCCTATCAGCTGATAGCCCTGATCCGAAGGGATGAACTTAATGTGCAGGAGGAGCGAGAGGTCTATAATGCCGTCCTCAAGTGGGTCAAATACGACGAGGACAATCGGCACTGCAAAATGGAGCACATCCTGGGCGCCGTGCGTTGCCAGTTCCTAACGCCCAACTTCCTCAAGGAGCAGATGAAAAACTGCGACGTTCTGCGTAAGGTGCCCGCCTGTCGGGAGTATTTGGCCAAGATTTTCAAGGACTTGACGCTGCACAAGTGTCCGGGTGTTAAGGAGCGGACGCCCAACACCACGCGCATGATATTCGTGGCCGGCGGCTTCTTCCGGCACTCGCTGGACATTCTGGAAGCCTACAATGTGGACGACAAGACGTGGACGACACTGCCAAACCTGCGCATTCCAAGATCCGGCCTGGGCGCCGCTTTCCTCAAGGGCAAGTTCTACGCGGTGGGAGGCAGGAATAACAACATCGGATCCTCCTACGACTCGGATTGGGTGGATCGGTACAGTGCCGTCAGCGAGACGTGGCGTCCCTGCTCCCCGATGTCCGTGCCGCGCCatcgagtgggcgtggccgtcATGGACGAGCTTATGTACGCCGTGGGCGGATCCGCAGGCATGGAGTACCACAACACAGTGGAATA CTATGACCCAGAACTCGATCGCTGGACCCTCGTTCAGCCGATGCATGCCAAGCGATTGGGTgtgggggtggtggtggtcaATCGGCTGCTCTATGCCATCGGTGGTTTCGATGGAAACGAGCGATTGGCCAGTGTTGAGTGCTATCATCCGGAGAACAATGAGTGGAGTTTCCTGCCACCGCTACAAACGGGTCGCAGTGGAGCGG GTGTGGCGGCAATTAACCAGTACATCTACGTGGTAGGAGGCTTCGATGGCACACGGCAACTGGCCACCGTGGAGCGTTATGATACCGAAAACGATACCTGGGACATGGTGGCGCCAATCCAAATCGCACGTAGTGCTCTCTCGCTGACGCCTCTGGACGGAAAACTGTACGCAATCGGTGGGTTCGATGGCAACAACTTCCTGTCCATCGTTGAAGTCTATGATCCGCGAACGAACACCTGGACGAAGGGAACGCCACTGAAGTCGGGAAGATCTGGCCATGCGTCTGCGGTTATTTACCAGCCAGCGTGTTCCACCACGTTTATGGACTACGAGGAGAACGACTCTATGCAGCCAGAAGGAGGTAGCGACGAGGGAAGGCACGGAAATACACCACAAAATCTTGGCGGCGGTAGCAGTCCGCATTATCCCGGAACCGCGTCCAATATGCAGTTTCACACCTCGTTCGGGATGAGCGGCTGCAATAATTGTGACTCTGAAGTAGATATTAAGCCAGAAATCCCTCCAGAACGACATAGTTTTCAAATCCCCGCCATCAAATCAGAGGAGCTCACCAATCCAAGCTGTCCCTGGGCTAAAATGCAAGAAAGATTTCGAAGAACGGCACCATCGCCCTTCTCGCCCCAGAGGGAAGGAAGTCCCTTAAATGCGCAAAAAGTACATAAATTCGATAAAGCGCGAAAACAGTGTATACTAAGCACAGCAGCGAAAGTTTTCCACAGTCACATCGAAGGTCGTCTGCGAAAATTAACCTCGGCAACCACATGA
- the LOC108031462 gene encoding 30S ribosomal protein S11, with protein MSLKTVFLSALRSITLPAVPLQTSRIHTSVCWRKAEDRKEMLASLPAKDEGTVGEKTVDIDTLINRKAKFFPDASTATQLFNGTPFNELPICNIRVSPNNTIISVTDHKGVLRLIRSCGIEGFKNTRKGTNIAAQATAVTISGKAIELGWKTVRVKVRGLGPGRMSAIKGLQMGGLNIVSITDNTPVSFNPPRPRKQRSL; from the exons atgtcactTAAAACCGTGTTTTTAAGTGCTCTCCGGAGTATTACCTTGCCAGCTGTGCCCCTCCAGACCTCCCGGATTCACACGAGCGTTTGCTGGCGCAAGGCGGAGGACCGCAAGGAAATGCTGGCATCTTTGCCGGCCAAAGACGAGGGAACCGTGGGCGAAAAGACGGTGGACATAGACACACTTATCAACCG CAAGGCCAAGTTCTTCCCGGACGCCAGCACCGCCACCCAGTTGTTTAATGGAACGCCCTTCAACGAGCTGCCCATCTGCAACATTCGGGTTTCGCCCAACAACACAATTATTTCTGTGACGGATCACAAAG GAGTCCTAAGGCTGATACGATCCTGCGGCATTGAAGGCTTCAAAAACACTCGCAAGGGAACCAACATCGCCGCTCAGGCTACCGCAGTCACCATTAGTGGA AAAGCCATTGAACTGGGTTGGAAGACAGTGCGAGTAAAGGTCCGTGGTCTTGGCCCTGGAAGAATG tcGGCGATCAAGGGCTTGCAAATGGGTGGCCTAAACATTGTCTCCATAACCGACAACACACCTGTTTCATTTAATCCGCCAAGGCCCCGAAAACAAAGGAGTCTTTAA
- the LOC108031460 gene encoding guanine nucleotide-binding protein-like 3 homolog gives MALKRLKTKKSKRLTGRLKHKIEKKVRDHNKKERRAAKKNPKKGSKKQKLIQIPNICPFKEDILKEVEEAKQRQEAERLARREAFKAEREQSKFKSLESMVEDADMRSTVHGIMHENDAQDEDGKKYKNAVTKEQSLKQYFKEFRKVIENADVVLEVVDARDPLGTRCNEVERAVRGAPGNKRLVLVLNKADLVPRENLNNWIKYFRRSGPVTAFKASTQDQANRLGRRKLREMKTEKAMQGSVCIGAELLMSMLGNYCRNKGIKTSIRVGVVGIPNVGKSSIINSLTRGRSCMVGSTPGVTKSMQEVELDSKIKLIDCPGIVFTGGSEQSHAVLKNAQRVGDVKDPFTIAESVLKRASKDYFCTMYDITSYDTFEEFFAKKAARMGKFLKKGVPDVVAAARSVLNDWNTGKIKYCTQPPEVQESQSVHLSASIVHSEAREFDVENFESMETEILEHCAVKTDDIMEIVSTGPLEIRQPREEETPADSLNANVVIDEKEKPTKGRKRKLDEEKEKVDPSLLLEENQSLNKNIKQLQKQKKKQNVRNEKKISKITDVLDSFSLGSSSSKAEKYDFDEDYVIE, from the exons ATGGCTCTGAAAAGGTTGAAGA CTAAAAAATCCAAGCGATTGACCGGTCGTCTGAAGCACAAGATCGAGAAGAAGGTGCGCGACCACAACAAAAAGGAACGTCGTGCTGCCAAGAAGAATCCGAAGAAGGGCAGCAAGAAACAGAAGCTCATCCAGATCCCCAACATCTGCCCCTTCAAGGAGGACATCCTCAAGGAGGTGGAGGAGGCCAAGCAGCGCCAGGAGGCCGAGCGCCTGGCCCGCCGCGAAGCCTTCAAGGCGGAGCGCGAGCAGAGCAAGTTCAAGTCGCTGGAGTCTATGGTCGAGGATGCGGACATGCGGAGCACGGTGCACGGTATAATGCATGAAAACGATGCTCAGGATGAGGACGGCAAGAAGTACAAGAACGCCGTCACCAAAGAACAGTCCCTGAAGCAGTACTTCAAGGAGTTCCGAAAGGTCATCGAGAACGCAGACGTTGTCCTGGAGGTGGTGGATGCACGTGATCCGCTGGGCACCCGCTGCAACGAGGTGGAGCGCGCCGTTCGCGGGGCACCGGGTAACAAGCGTCTGGTCCTGGTGCTCAACAAGGCGGATCTGGTGCCGCGCGAGAACCTAAACAACTGGATCAAGTACTTCCGGCGCAGTGGACCTGTCACCGCCTTCAAGGCCTCCACACAGGATCAGGCCAACCGGCTGGGACGCCGCAAGCTGCGCGAGATGAAGACCGAGAAGGCTATGCAGGGATCCGTATGCATTGGCGCCGAATTGCTCATGTCCATGCTGGGCAACTACTGCCGCAACAAGGGCATCAAGACCTCGATTCGCGTGGGCGTCGTGGGCATTCCCAATGTGGGCAAGAGTTCCATCATCAACTCGCTGACCCGCGGCAGGTCCTGCATGGTGGGCAGCACGCCGGGTGTGACCAAGTCAATGCAAGAAGTGGAGCTGGATTCGAAAATAAAACTGATTGATTGCCCCGGCATTGTGTTCACCGGCGGATCTGAGCAGTCACATGCTGTCCTGAAGAATGCACAGCGCGTGGGTGATGTGAAAGACCCCTTCACCATTGCCGAGAGTGTTTTGAAGCGCGCCAGCAAGGATTACTTCTGCACCATGTACGACATTACAAGCTACGACACATTCGAGGAGTTCTTCGCCAAAAAGGCAGCCAGAATGG GCAAGTTTCTGAAAAAGGGAGTACCAGATGTTGTGGCAGCCGCACGAAGCGTGCTCAACGACTGGAACACCGGCAAAATCAAATACTGCACACAGCCTCCGGAAGTTCAGGAATCACAGAGTGTACACCTAAGTGCCTCAATTGTACACTCCGAGGCCCGCGAGTTCGATGTGGAGAACTTCGAGTCCATGGAGACCGAGATCCTAGAGCATTGCGCTGTGAAAACTGATGACATTATGGAGATAGTGTCTACGGGCCCACTCGAGATCAGACAGCCGCGTGAAGAAGAAACTCCTGCCGATTCACTGAATGCAAATGTGGTCATAGACGAGAAGGAGAAGCCGACGAAGGGCCGCAAACGAAAGCTGGATGAAGAAAAGGAGAAGGTTGATCCCAGTCTACTCTTGGAAG AAAACCAATCCCTGAATAAGAACATTAAGCAGCTGCAAAAGCAAAAGAAGAAGCAGAATGTCCGCAATGAGAAGAAAATATCGAAAATTACAGACGTTCTGGATAGCTTTAGCTTAGGGTCATCTTCTTCGAAGGCAGAAAAGTACGATTTCGATGAGGATTATGTGATTGAGTGA